The Amycolatopsis mongoliensis genome includes a window with the following:
- a CDS encoding sensor histidine kinase: MVGALIPFRHPALFYGGDSEYLGGVVPFLLDGLDRGEPVAVAVPARNLQLIEEALADRAREVRLTDMCRVGRNPGAILPTVLLAFAGEHAGPVRIVAEPMWGDRSGAEYPACVLHEALLNHALAGRDLAVLCPYDTAALPPDALADAERTHPEVWGPAGPFVSPRFDPDGARADFMRPLEQPASAVERKFDIGQLASLRGFAERWAARHGLRRPRRDDFTLALAELTTNSILYGGGAGVLRLWAEERQVVGEVTDTGTITEPLAGRIPPAAAALGGRGLLLVNRLADLVRTYWVPGRTTTRVHFSC; this comes from the coding sequence GTGGTAGGTGCCCTGATCCCGTTCCGGCATCCGGCACTGTTCTACGGCGGTGACAGTGAGTACCTCGGCGGCGTCGTTCCGTTCCTGCTCGACGGTCTGGACCGGGGTGAACCCGTGGCCGTCGCCGTCCCCGCGCGGAACCTGCAGCTCATCGAGGAGGCCCTGGCGGACCGGGCCCGCGAAGTGCGGCTGACCGACATGTGCCGGGTGGGCCGCAACCCCGGTGCGATCCTGCCGACGGTCCTGCTCGCCTTCGCCGGCGAGCACGCGGGCCCGGTGCGGATCGTGGCCGAGCCGATGTGGGGCGACCGCTCCGGAGCCGAGTACCCGGCGTGCGTCCTGCACGAGGCGCTCCTCAACCACGCTCTCGCGGGGCGTGACCTGGCGGTGCTCTGCCCCTACGACACCGCGGCGCTGCCGCCGGACGCGCTGGCCGACGCCGAGCGCACCCACCCGGAGGTGTGGGGGCCGGCCGGGCCGTTCGTCAGCCCCCGGTTCGACCCGGACGGAGCCCGCGCGGACTTCATGCGGCCCCTGGAACAGCCGGCGTCGGCGGTCGAGCGGAAGTTCGACATCGGGCAGCTGGCCTCGCTGCGCGGGTTCGCGGAGCGCTGGGCCGCCCGCCACGGCCTGCGCCGCCCCCGGCGTGACGACTTCACCCTGGCGCTCGCGGAGCTGACGACGAACAGCATCCTCTACGGCGGCGGCGCGGGCGTGCTCCGGCTGTGGGCGGAGGAACGCCAGGTGGTCGGCGAGGTCACCGACACGGGCACGATCACCGAGCCCCTGGCGGGCCGGATCCCGCCGGCCGCGGCGGCGCTGGGCGGCCGTGGCCTGCTGCTGGTGAACCGGCTGGCGGACCTGGTCCGGACGTACTGGGTCCCGGGCCGCACGACGACCCGGGTCCACTTCAGCTGCTGA